From the Pangasianodon hypophthalmus isolate fPanHyp1 chromosome 17, fPanHyp1.pri, whole genome shotgun sequence genome, one window contains:
- the LOC128320991 gene encoding ferroxidase HEPHL1-like: protein MYRWIVPDSSGPGVSDPNCITFVYYSAVNFIKDTVSGLIGPLVICGKGTLNWRRQRLDIDKECALLFFIFDENKSWYLEQNIQTYYNSSHPLIRNEDFEESNKMHAINGKVYGNLQGVEMQQGETVNWYLLGMGSEVDLHTVHLYGQTRLC, encoded by the exons ATGTACCGGTGGATTGTTCCAGACAGTTCCGGCCCAGGAGTCTCTGATCCAAACTGCATCACATTTGTTTACTACTCTGCTGTGAACTTCATTAAG GACACAGTCAGTGGGCTAATTGGACCCCTGGTGATCTGCGGGAAAGGGACGCTAAACTGGAGAAGACAAAGACTGGATATTGATAAGGAGTGTGCTCTTCTTTTCTTTATCTTTGATGAGAATAAGTCATGGTACCTGGAGCAAAACATTCAAACCTACTACAACAGCTCACACCCTTTGATCAGAAATGAAGACTTTGAGGAGAGCAATAAAATGCATG CAATTAATGGCAAGGTGTATGGAAACCTTCAGGGAGTGGAAATGCAGCAAGGAGAGACAGTAAACTGGTATCTGCTTGGGATGGGCAGTGAAGTGGATCTGCACACAGTGCATCTATATGGCCAGACCAGATTATGCTAG